From Pseudomonas poae, the proteins below share one genomic window:
- a CDS encoding ABC transporter substrate-binding protein produces the protein MHTLTRRQLLLAGGTLAAASLLGAQAAEPLRVWRYKGTAASFLADAGQADTPYPVEWVDISGGNLVLEALSSGHLDYAFMSEIPPIFASIAKVPIALVALYQGDQNDTSLVVKKTSGIRTVQDLKGKTISYVRATNTHYFVLNMLAQNGLSLADVTAVPLPMQDALTAFRNGHVDAIATGGISALQATSQMDGELLADVSRYYSGNYVIATTQQVLANPQRRSQVGDFLRREQATWAWVNAHPERWAERSEALTGIDRALYLRQFQQRSRPGRLQGIDADAMASQQQVADLFYANHLISQSVDARPLWRDDFNPILNS, from the coding sequence CCTGACTCGTCGGCAATTATTGCTGGCCGGCGGCACGCTCGCGGCCGCATCCCTGCTGGGCGCCCAAGCGGCCGAGCCCCTGCGCGTGTGGCGCTACAAGGGCACAGCCGCGTCGTTCCTGGCCGACGCCGGCCAGGCCGACACGCCCTACCCGGTGGAATGGGTGGATATCAGCGGCGGCAACCTGGTGCTGGAAGCCTTGAGCAGCGGCCACCTGGACTATGCGTTCATGAGCGAGATCCCGCCGATTTTCGCCTCGATCGCCAAGGTGCCGATTGCGCTGGTGGCGCTCTACCAGGGCGACCAGAACGACACGAGCCTGGTGGTGAAAAAAACCAGCGGCATCCGTACGGTCCAGGACCTCAAGGGCAAGACCATCAGCTATGTACGGGCCACCAACACCCACTATTTCGTGTTGAACATGCTGGCGCAGAACGGCCTGTCCCTGGCCGATGTGACGGCGGTGCCGCTGCCGATGCAGGACGCGCTCACGGCGTTTCGCAACGGCCATGTGGACGCCATCGCCACCGGCGGCATCAGTGCGCTGCAAGCCACCAGCCAGATGGACGGCGAACTGCTGGCGGACGTCAGTCGCTACTACTCCGGCAATTACGTGATTGCGACCACGCAACAGGTATTGGCCAACCCTCAACGCCGCAGCCAGGTAGGCGATTTCTTGCGGCGTGAGCAAGCCACCTGGGCCTGGGTCAACGCCCACCCCGAACGTTGGGCCGAGCGCAGTGAAGCGCTGACCGGTATCGACCGTGCCCTGTACCTGCGCCAGTTCCAGCAGCGCAGCCGGCCGGGCCGCCTGCAAGGTATCGATGCCGACGCCATGGCTTCCCAGCAACAGGTGGCCGACCTGTTTTACGCCAACCATTTGATCAGCCAGAGCGTCGATGCACGACCGCTGTGGCGCGACGACTTCAACCCTATTCTGAACAGTTGA
- a CDS encoding TonB-dependent receptor yields MKPIAYRSALQLAPLMFAGFSMLPAYGAGDDTLDTVIVTGSRGSEARTVTSSPAPIDVISAQQLEKTGSSSLRAALQKTLPSFSQRPSGSSNDSIARPYSLRGLNGSNVLVLVNGKRRHNSAVINLDSTAAYGTNPVDLDMIPVSAIDHIEVLRDGASAQYGSDAIAGVINIILKQNDNGGSVSTSYGEYTKGDGGTIRQTFNNGFALPNDGFFNLSLDAKSQQTAVRARDATGAFYYRQPDGSADPREANDKDVQKNGLPKIKAINVAYNAELPLDDVTLYSFSTLSNRDARGGQNYRRPNSTNIIPSIYPDGTAPFYTLRETDYQVAAGGKGKVAEWNWDLSSTFGRDKGVAGADETLNASLGPSSPTHFTTYTNYFDQWTNNLDLTRAFEVGLSKPLQVSAGLEHRHERYKTESGNPLSYINGGYTYPSGPLAGQPGAVGAQGAITLTPEDEGQASRNSYASYVDLGLNPTEKFYVGVAGRFEHYDDSSGNTSSGKLSMRYDFTPEFALRGTLSNGFRAPSLSQSVYAQTANQYTTVNGVAQFVEAKSVRVDSPLAQALGAEDLKPEKSRNISLGFAYKPVPQANITVDAYQIEISDRIAQTGFLFGNGVDQILQANGYRPGYRVKYFTNAADTTTRGIDLVTDYRVDYGAFGSVKYGLAANYNKTTIDSIKSTPAALTAVGSSLVLFDRVAQGYLTVANPKTKLILSANWKVDKFDINAGLTRYDKVIARDTNPAYDVTYGAKWLTDLEVAYNLTKDLNLAVGANNILNVKADNNAFPQGDINGFPKFGSISPFDPYGAFWYTRATYNF; encoded by the coding sequence ATGAAACCCATTGCCTACCGATCCGCCCTGCAACTCGCCCCGCTGATGTTCGCTGGTTTTTCCATGTTGCCCGCCTATGGCGCCGGCGATGACACCCTGGACACGGTGATCGTCACCGGCTCCCGCGGCAGCGAGGCGCGCACCGTCACCAGCAGCCCTGCGCCGATCGACGTGATCAGCGCCCAGCAGCTTGAAAAAACCGGCTCCAGCAGCCTGCGCGCTGCCTTGCAGAAAACCCTGCCGTCGTTTTCCCAGCGGCCATCGGGCTCCTCCAACGACAGTATCGCCCGGCCCTACAGCCTGCGCGGCCTCAACGGCTCCAACGTGCTGGTGCTGGTCAACGGCAAGCGCCGCCACAACAGCGCGGTGATCAACCTCGATTCCACGGCAGCCTACGGCACCAACCCGGTGGACCTGGACATGATCCCGGTCAGCGCCATCGACCATATCGAAGTGCTGCGCGACGGCGCCTCGGCGCAGTACGGCTCGGACGCGATTGCCGGGGTGATCAATATCATCCTCAAGCAGAACGACAATGGCGGTTCGGTCAGCACCTCCTACGGCGAATACACCAAGGGCGACGGCGGCACCATTCGCCAGACCTTCAACAACGGTTTTGCGTTGCCCAACGACGGCTTTTTCAACCTGTCGCTGGACGCCAAGTCCCAGCAGACCGCCGTGCGCGCCCGGGATGCGACCGGTGCGTTCTACTATCGCCAGCCTGACGGCTCCGCCGACCCGCGTGAGGCCAACGACAAGGATGTGCAGAAAAACGGCCTGCCGAAAATCAAGGCAATTAACGTCGCCTACAACGCCGAACTGCCGCTGGACGATGTGACCCTGTATTCGTTTTCCACCCTCAGTAACCGCGATGCACGGGGCGGGCAGAACTACCGGCGGCCGAACTCGACCAATATCATCCCGTCGATTTACCCGGACGGCACCGCGCCGTTCTACACCCTGCGCGAAACCGACTACCAGGTGGCGGCCGGCGGCAAGGGCAAGGTCGCCGAGTGGAACTGGGACCTCAGCTCCACTTTCGGCCGCGACAAAGGCGTGGCCGGCGCCGACGAGACCCTCAACGCGTCCCTCGGCCCGTCAAGCCCGACCCACTTCACCACCTACACCAACTATTTCGACCAGTGGACCAACAACCTCGACCTGACCCGCGCCTTTGAAGTCGGCCTGAGCAAGCCGCTGCAAGTGTCGGCCGGCCTTGAGCACAGGCACGAGCGCTACAAGACCGAGTCGGGCAACCCGCTGTCGTATATCAATGGCGGCTATACCTACCCCAGCGGCCCGCTGGCCGGGCAACCGGGGGCGGTAGGCGCCCAGGGCGCGATTACCCTGACCCCGGAGGACGAAGGCCAGGCCAGCCGCAACAGCTACGCCAGCTATGTGGACCTGGGCCTGAACCCCACCGAGAAATTCTATGTGGGCGTGGCCGGGCGGTTCGAGCACTACGACGACAGCTCCGGCAACACCAGCAGCGGCAAGCTCTCGATGCGCTATGACTTCACCCCGGAATTCGCCTTGCGCGGCACCTTGAGCAACGGCTTTCGTGCGCCGTCGCTGTCGCAGTCGGTGTATGCGCAAACCGCCAACCAATACACCACCGTCAATGGCGTGGCGCAGTTTGTCGAGGCCAAGTCGGTGCGGGTCGATTCACCGCTGGCCCAGGCGCTCGGCGCAGAGGACCTGAAGCCGGAGAAGTCGCGCAACATCAGCCTCGGCTTCGCCTATAAGCCGGTGCCGCAAGCCAATATCACCGTGGATGCCTACCAGATCGAAATCAGCGACCGCATTGCCCAGACCGGTTTCCTGTTCGGCAACGGCGTCGACCAGATCCTGCAGGCCAACGGTTACCGCCCAGGTTACCGGGTCAAATACTTCACCAACGCCGCCGACACCACCACCCGTGGCATCGACCTGGTCACCGACTACCGCGTCGACTACGGCGCCTTCGGCAGCGTCAAATACGGGCTGGCCGCCAACTACAACAAAACCACGATCGACAGCATCAAGTCGACGCCCGCCGCGCTCACCGCCGTGGGCAGCAGCCTGGTGCTGTTCGACCGTGTGGCCCAGGGTTACCTGACCGTGGCCAACCCCAAGACCAAGCTGATCCTGAGTGCCAACTGGAAGGTCGACAAGTTCGACATCAACGCCGGCCTGACCCGTTACGACAAGGTGATCGCCCGCGACACCAACCCCGCCTATGACGTGACCTACGGCGCCAAGTGGCTCACCGACCTGGAGGTGGCCTACAACCTGACCAAGGACCTGAACCTGGCGGTAGGCGCCAACAACATTCTTAACGTCAAGGCCGACAACAACGCATTCCCCCAAGGCGATATCAACGGCTTTCCGAAGTTCGGCAGCATCTCGCCGTTCGATCCGTACGGTGCGTTCTGGTACACCCGCGCCACCTACAACTTCTGA
- a CDS encoding LLM class flavin-dependent oxidoreductase — MSQQDRQILLGAFIPSAGIMGSAWRHPSAGSDSFRDFEHYRWIAEKLEAARFHALFFNDSVNVDLDPLALARGPNSVRWDPLVLLPALALATRNIGLIATASTTYNEPYNIARKFANIDHLSGGRVGWNLVTSLGGGENFNRDDHIQHADRYERAEEFYDVVTGLWDSWGDDAFIQDKASGQWLDTDQLHVLNHHGKHFQVQGPLNASRPVQGYPVIAQAGSSDAGRRLAARAGELIFTAQHTVQQGQAFYREIKQTAAGLGRNPEHLKVLPGVSTVIGRTQAEAQAKYDQLQELQDPKAFLRSISRFTSLGFDLSELPFDSLVPLPPEQFDTNTHKSRQKLVFDLIRRERPTVRELFNKLTAGGHRILIGTPESVADDFQEWFENGAADGFNVMFSGLHQGITDFADGVVPELQRRGLFRHEYQGRTLRENLGLPYIANRHQGAQA, encoded by the coding sequence ATGAGCCAACAAGATCGACAAATATTGCTCGGCGCCTTCATCCCCAGTGCCGGGATCATGGGGTCCGCCTGGCGCCACCCGAGTGCGGGCAGTGACTCGTTCCGCGACTTCGAGCATTACCGCTGGATCGCCGAGAAGCTCGAGGCGGCGCGCTTTCATGCGTTGTTTTTCAACGATTCGGTGAACGTCGACCTCGACCCGCTGGCCCTGGCACGCGGGCCCAACAGCGTGCGCTGGGACCCGCTGGTGCTGCTGCCGGCGCTGGCGCTGGCCACGCGCAATATCGGCCTGATCGCCACCGCCAGCACCACCTACAACGAGCCGTACAACATTGCGCGCAAGTTCGCCAATATCGACCACTTAAGCGGTGGCCGGGTGGGCTGGAACCTGGTGACGTCGCTGGGCGGCGGCGAGAATTTCAACCGTGATGATCACATCCAGCATGCCGACCGCTACGAGCGCGCCGAAGAGTTCTACGACGTGGTCACCGGCCTGTGGGACAGCTGGGGCGACGATGCGTTTATCCAGGACAAAGCCTCCGGGCAATGGCTGGATACCGACCAGTTGCACGTGCTCAACCACCACGGCAAACACTTTCAGGTGCAGGGCCCGCTCAACGCCTCGCGGCCGGTGCAGGGCTACCCGGTGATTGCCCAGGCCGGTTCGTCCGACGCCGGCAGGCGCCTGGCGGCACGGGCCGGTGAGTTGATCTTCACCGCCCAGCACACGGTGCAGCAGGGCCAGGCGTTCTACCGCGAAATCAAACAGACGGCGGCCGGCCTGGGGCGCAACCCCGAGCACCTGAAAGTGCTGCCGGGCGTCTCCACGGTGATCGGCCGCACCCAGGCCGAAGCCCAGGCCAAATACGATCAGTTGCAGGAGCTGCAAGACCCCAAGGCGTTCCTCCGTTCGATCTCGCGCTTTACCAGCCTGGGGTTCGATTTGTCCGAGTTGCCGTTTGATTCGCTGGTGCCGTTGCCGCCGGAACAGTTCGACACCAACACCCACAAGAGCCGGCAGAAGCTGGTGTTTGACCTGATCCGCCGCGAGCGCCCGACCGTGCGCGAGCTGTTCAACAAGCTCACTGCCGGTGGGCATCGCATCCTGATCGGTACGCCTGAGAGCGTGGCGGATGATTTCCAGGAGTGGTTCGAAAACGGCGCCGCCGATGGCTTCAACGTGATGTTCTCCGGCTTGCACCAAGGCATCACTGACTTCGCCGACGGCGTGGTGCCGGAGTTGCAGCGGCGCGGGCTGTTTCGCCATGAGTACCAGGGCCGGACCCTGCGCGAAAACCTCGGTTTGCCGTATATCGCCAACCGTCATCAAGGAGCGCAGGCATGA
- a CDS encoding ABC transporter substrate-binding protein translates to MRQLSVAILALLLAACGGPSGEVSQGDASKPRSGGTLRVALDGDPQCVDPQQAGNNTALNVGRQLVDSLTDQDPLTGAIVPWLAERWTVDADSRRFTFVLRQGETFSDGAAVDAAAVKANLEAIVALGARSILGSTYLAGLKRIDTPDSHTVVVEFEQPNAQFLQATSTMTLGLLSPANLALPSGDRCQGQLVGSGPFVLKSFVHNQKVALTRREDYAWGSSLAAHKGKAWLEGIEFLIIPESGVRLGSLASGQIEVNTSVAPQDEPSIEGQGLVLLTRANPGVVFNLALNESTPLFADIKVRQALNKAIDRAQLQRIISRYQKPATALLASSTPLYRDFSSLLAYEPEVARKLLEEAGWQVGADGVRVKDGKRLAFRLDYWQQTPILELVQQQLKAVGIDFQLNKSTISQVTAIQAGGDFSVRFLNLTRADPDVLRTVYYAQGYNINKREPGAVDQLLRESSETLDSAQRQALIDQASELLLRDGHAIALVELATVLAHGKEVQGLHYEASSRLQFFDTWLQP, encoded by the coding sequence ATGAGGCAGCTTTCAGTCGCAATCCTGGCGCTGCTGTTGGCGGCGTGCGGCGGCCCCTCCGGCGAGGTCAGCCAGGGCGACGCATCCAAACCCCGTAGCGGCGGCACCTTGCGCGTAGCACTGGACGGCGACCCGCAATGTGTCGATCCGCAGCAGGCCGGCAATAACACGGCGCTGAATGTGGGGCGGCAACTGGTGGACTCGCTCACCGACCAGGACCCGCTCACCGGCGCTATCGTGCCGTGGCTGGCCGAGCGCTGGACGGTGGACGCGGATTCACGGCGCTTTACCTTCGTGCTGCGCCAGGGCGAGACCTTCAGCGACGGCGCGGCGGTGGATGCGGCGGCGGTCAAGGCCAACCTGGAGGCCATCGTGGCGCTGGGCGCACGTTCGATTCTGGGCTCGACCTACCTCGCCGGCCTCAAGCGTATCGACACGCCGGACAGCCACACGGTGGTGGTCGAGTTCGAACAGCCGAATGCGCAGTTCCTGCAAGCCACCTCGACCATGACCCTGGGGTTGTTGTCGCCGGCCAACCTGGCGTTGCCCTCCGGTGACCGGTGCCAGGGCCAATTGGTCGGGTCGGGGCCGTTTGTGCTCAAGTCGTTCGTGCATAACCAGAAGGTCGCGCTGACGCGTCGCGAGGACTACGCCTGGGGCTCGTCGCTGGCTGCCCACAAGGGCAAGGCGTGGCTTGAGGGCATCGAATTCCTGATCATCCCCGAATCCGGTGTGCGCCTGGGCAGCCTGGCGTCCGGACAGATCGAGGTGAACACCAGTGTCGCACCCCAGGATGAGCCGAGCATCGAGGGCCAGGGCCTGGTGCTGTTGACCCGGGCCAACCCAGGCGTGGTGTTCAACCTGGCGCTGAACGAATCGACACCGTTGTTCGCCGATATCAAGGTGCGCCAGGCGCTGAACAAGGCGATTGACCGGGCGCAGTTGCAGCGCATTATTTCCCGCTACCAGAAACCGGCGACAGCCTTGCTCGCTAGCAGCACGCCGCTGTACCGCGACTTTTCCAGCCTGCTGGCCTACGAACCGGAGGTCGCACGCAAGCTGTTGGAGGAGGCCGGTTGGCAAGTCGGCGCGGATGGGGTGCGGGTCAAGGACGGCAAGCGGCTGGCGTTTCGCCTGGACTACTGGCAGCAGACGCCGATCCTGGAACTGGTGCAGCAGCAGCTCAAAGCCGTGGGCATCGACTTCCAGTTGAATAAATCCACCATCAGCCAGGTCACGGCGATTCAGGCCGGGGGCGATTTCAGTGTGCGTTTTCTCAACCTGACCCGCGCCGACCCGGACGTGCTGCGCACGGTGTATTACGCCCAGGGCTACAACATCAACAAGCGTGAGCCGGGGGCGGTGGACCAGCTGTTGCGCGAGTCGTCCGAGACTCTCGACAGCGCCCAGCGCCAGGCGCTGATCGATCAGGCGAGCGAGCTGTTATTGCGTGACGGCCATGCGATTGCGTTGGTGGAACTGGCGACCGTGCTGGCCCACGGCAAAGAGGTCCAGGGCCTGCACTACGAGGCGTCGTCGCGCCTACAGTTTTTCGATACCTGGTTGCAGCCATGA
- a CDS encoding ABC transporter permease, with amino-acid sequence MRGTLLYLSARGGQALLVLWAAFSLSFVILYALPSDPVSIMLNQSGEQSTLNQQQVAALRAQYHLDEPLAVQYGIALWHAVQLDFGNSIQSGQPVSASLAEALPKTAALALVSLAVALVVGVSLALVASLTRRRWLHDLLLGLPAVAVSLPTFWVGLLLLQWFSFGWHWFPAMGNQGLASLVLPTLTLAIPTSAVIAQVLARSLAATSRLPFVDALRAKGLSPLRVLLAHVLHNAVIPILSLSGVIVGSLLAGSVVTETVFSREGVGRLAQGAVSTQDIPVVQGVVVLAALIFIAVNLLVDLLYPLLDPRIRGAAR; translated from the coding sequence ATGAGGGGCACGCTGCTGTACCTGTCGGCCCGTGGCGGCCAAGCGTTGCTGGTGCTGTGGGCGGCGTTCAGCCTGTCGTTCGTGATTCTGTATGCGCTGCCCAGCGACCCGGTGAGCATCATGCTCAACCAGAGCGGCGAGCAAAGCACGCTCAACCAGCAGCAAGTGGCGGCGTTGCGCGCGCAGTACCACCTCGACGAGCCGCTGGCGGTGCAGTACGGCATTGCCCTGTGGCACGCGGTGCAGCTGGATTTCGGCAACTCGATCCAGAGTGGCCAGCCGGTGTCGGCGTCACTGGCCGAGGCCTTGCCGAAGACCGCGGCACTGGCGCTGGTGTCGTTGGCGGTGGCGCTGGTGGTGGGGGTGAGCCTGGCGCTGGTCGCCAGCCTGACCCGTCGGCGCTGGCTGCATGACCTGCTGCTGGGGTTGCCGGCGGTGGCCGTATCGTTGCCGACATTCTGGGTCGGGCTGTTGCTGTTGCAGTGGTTTTCCTTCGGCTGGCACTGGTTCCCGGCCATGGGCAACCAGGGCCTGGCCTCGCTGGTATTGCCGACGCTGACCCTGGCGATCCCCACCAGCGCGGTGATCGCCCAGGTGCTGGCGCGTTCCCTGGCCGCCACTTCGCGCCTGCCGTTTGTCGACGCCCTGCGCGCCAAGGGCCTGAGCCCGCTGCGCGTGCTGCTCGCCCATGTGCTGCATAACGCGGTGATTCCGATCCTCAGTTTGAGCGGGGTGATTGTCGGCTCGCTGCTGGCAGGCTCGGTGGTCACCGAGACCGTGTTCTCCCGCGAAGGCGTCGGGCGCCTGGCCCAGGGCGCGGTCAGCACCCAGGATATTCCGGTGGTACAGGGCGTGGTGGTGTTGGCCGCGCTGATCTTTATCGCGGTCAACCTGCTGGTGGACCTGCTGTACCCCTTGCTCGACCCACGTATTCGCGGAGCCGCACGATGA
- a CDS encoding ABC transporter permease, whose protein sequence is MSLALTAVLSRPRHFGVLRRRPLLPLGVIVLLLVLGWALWPQLFTHVDPLLGVPADALQRPSAAHWFGTDHLGRDLYSRTVYGAGLSLRATLLAVLIALFSGIVLGVLAGFFGGWVDALLMRCVEVLMAIPALLLAMAVITVLGFGTLNIALAVGLSSVATFARLVRGEVLRWRASTFVEAASACGVGPWTIIVRHILPHASAPVLALAALEFGSAVLSVSALSFLGFGAPPPQPEWGLLVAEGRNYMIAAWWYTSLPGLVVAAVVVSANQLARALQQDQGAGR, encoded by the coding sequence ATGAGCCTTGCACTGACCGCCGTTTTGTCTCGCCCGCGACACTTTGGTGTGTTGCGCCGCCGCCCGTTGTTGCCGTTGGGCGTGATCGTCCTGCTGCTGGTATTGGGTTGGGCGCTGTGGCCGCAGCTGTTCACGCATGTTGACCCCTTGCTCGGGGTGCCGGCCGATGCATTGCAGCGTCCTTCTGCGGCGCACTGGTTCGGCACCGACCATCTGGGCCGCGACCTTTACAGCCGCACGGTGTACGGCGCCGGGCTGTCCTTGCGCGCCACCTTGCTGGCGGTGCTGATTGCCTTGTTCAGCGGCATCGTGCTCGGCGTGCTGGCGGGGTTCTTTGGCGGCTGGGTGGATGCGCTGCTGATGCGCTGCGTGGAAGTGCTGATGGCGATCCCCGCGTTGCTGCTGGCGATGGCGGTGATCACGGTGCTGGGGTTCGGCACGCTGAACATCGCCCTGGCGGTGGGCTTGTCCTCAGTGGCGACCTTTGCCCGCCTGGTGCGCGGCGAGGTGTTGCGCTGGCGGGCCAGTACCTTTGTCGAGGCCGCGTCGGCCTGTGGCGTGGGGCCGTGGACCATTATCGTGCGGCATATCCTGCCCCACGCCAGCGCGCCGGTGCTGGCGCTGGCCGCGCTGGAATTCGGCAGCGCAGTGCTGTCGGTGTCGGCCCTGAGCTTTCTCGGTTTTGGCGCGCCGCCGCCGCAACCCGAATGGGGCCTGTTGGTGGCGGAAGGGCGCAACTACATGATTGCCGCGTGGTGGTACACCAGCCTGCCGGGCCTGGTGGTGGCGGCGGTGGTGGTGTCGGCCAACCAACTGGCGCGGGCGTTGCAGCAGGATCAAGGAGCTGGACGATGA
- a CDS encoding ABC transporter ATP-binding protein, with the protein MTEQSLLEVRDLRIAYHGRDGRTEGVAGIDFQLKAGEILAIVGESGSGKSTTAAALVGLLAGNAQVESGSIRLAGQELTTASERQWQSIRGRSVGFVPQDPGLSLDPVKRIGHQLVEALTLHGVPKPLARQRSLALLREVGLVDAERVARGYPHQLSGGMRQRVLIAIALANDPPLVIADEPTSALDVGVQRQILDRLQASARERGTAVLLITHDLGVALDRADRLLVMHQGRIVETGDARRVFEAPQHTYTRQLLHAAPSRLVQQRRPVSAASADASPLLTVHGLRKDFSTWRQPAPLAVDDVSFHLPRHGTTSLVGESGSGKSTTARLILGLEQLDSGRVVFDGQDISHVSRREWLALRRQIQVVYQNPYASLNPRLSLEQIISEPLQAFDIGDAAWRRQRAASLLEQVELPARLLGSRPVELSGGQRQRVAIARALALEPQLLVLDEALSALDASIQGQILALLAQLQAQLGLSYLFISHDLAVVRQISDHVVVMQAGRVVEQGACEQVFAAPASDYTRGLLADIPGRLLAVG; encoded by the coding sequence ATGACCGAGCAGAGTTTGCTGGAGGTGCGCGACCTGCGCATCGCCTACCACGGCCGCGACGGGCGCACTGAGGGCGTGGCTGGGATTGATTTTCAACTCAAGGCCGGGGAGATCCTGGCGATTGTCGGCGAGTCCGGTTCGGGCAAATCCACCACGGCGGCGGCCCTGGTGGGCTTGCTGGCCGGTAACGCGCAGGTCGAATCCGGCAGCATCCGCCTGGCGGGTCAGGAGTTGACCACGGCCAGCGAGCGCCAGTGGCAAAGCATTCGCGGGCGTAGCGTGGGTTTTGTGCCGCAGGACCCGGGTTTGTCCCTGGACCCGGTCAAGCGCATCGGCCACCAATTGGTGGAGGCGTTGACCCTGCATGGCGTACCCAAGCCGTTGGCGCGCCAACGCAGCCTGGCGCTGCTGCGCGAAGTCGGGCTGGTAGACGCCGAACGCGTGGCGCGTGGCTATCCCCATCAACTCTCCGGCGGCATGCGCCAGCGGGTGTTGATCGCCATCGCGTTGGCCAACGACCCACCGCTGGTCATCGCCGACGAGCCCACCAGCGCCCTGGATGTAGGGGTGCAACGGCAGATCCTGGACCGCCTGCAAGCCTCGGCCCGCGAGCGCGGCACGGCGGTCTTGCTGATCACGCATGACCTGGGTGTGGCGCTGGACCGTGCCGACCGTTTGCTGGTGATGCACCAGGGACGCATCGTCGAAACCGGCGACGCCCGCCGCGTGTTCGAGGCGCCGCAGCACACTTATACCCGGCAATTGTTGCACGCCGCGCCAAGTCGGTTGGTGCAGCAGCGGCGGCCGGTGAGTGCGGCGAGTGCCGATGCGTCCCCGCTGTTGACGGTGCACGGGCTGCGCAAGGACTTCTCCACCTGGCGCCAACCGGCGCCGCTGGCGGTGGATGACGTATCGTTTCACCTGCCACGGCATGGCACTACCAGCTTGGTGGGGGAGTCCGGGTCGGGCAAATCCACCACGGCCCGTTTGATTCTCGGCCTGGAGCAACTCGACAGCGGCCGCGTGGTATTTGACGGCCAGGACATCAGCCACGTATCGCGCCGCGAATGGCTGGCGTTGCGGCGGCAGATCCAGGTGGTCTACCAGAACCCTTATGCATCGCTGAACCCACGGCTGAGCCTGGAACAGATCATCAGCGAGCCGTTGCAGGCGTTTGATATCGGCGATGCTGCCTGGCGGCGGCAGCGGGCAGCGAGCTTGCTGGAGCAGGTAGAACTCCCGGCGCGGCTGCTGGGCAGCCGCCCGGTTGAGTTATCCGGTGGGCAGCGCCAACGCGTGGCGATTGCGCGGGCGTTGGCGCTGGAGCCGCAGTTGCTGGTGCTGGATGAAGCGCTGTCGGCGCTGGATGCGTCGATTCAGGGGCAGATTTTGGCCTTGCTGGCGCAGTTGCAGGCGCAACTGGGCTTGAGCTATTTGTTTATTTCCCACGACCTGGCAGTGGTGCGGCAGATTTCCGACCATGTGGTGGTGATGCAGGCGGGCAGGGTGGTGGAGCAAGGCGCCTGCGAACAGGTTTTCGCCGCGCCTGCCAGTGACTACACGCGGGGGTTGTTGGCGGATATTCCGGGGCGGTTGTTGGCGGTGGGTTAA
- a CDS encoding NAD synthetase produces the protein MTAALLKDGFPSAHLTTRQRLESSIDLRRLFFAIDTDPALIGAGVVYIDEAFNVVVLREFQAICRVQPIKVVLREAPKYVGAVEFKRMLEHEPRESKLVMEAVKTAAACTGAALSWMVVTGGFVLMPFTAGTSAVITFIGQAAMAASIAQCLIGVGRTGTEMISPQSLDRLDSEAWFQAVTAVLDGVTFLGIGASALTTVKAINVSTKATGQPLTQVLKRLTRQERAKLNDELLRIQDPRLTIKLLKLKQAAGTASKRISATDMRHATANHIRDALAATLGLTNAIAIGLYEEFSQ, from the coding sequence ATGACTGCCGCCCTGCTCAAGGATGGATTCCCTTCAGCCCATCTCACCACGCGCCAACGGCTTGAAAGCAGCATCGACCTGCGCCGGTTGTTCTTCGCCATCGACACCGACCCGGCGCTGATTGGCGCGGGCGTGGTGTATATCGATGAGGCGTTCAATGTAGTGGTGCTGCGTGAGTTTCAGGCGATTTGCAGGGTGCAGCCGATCAAGGTGGTACTGCGTGAGGCGCCGAAGTACGTGGGGGCGGTGGAGTTCAAGCGGATGTTGGAGCATGAGCCGCGGGAGTCCAAGTTGGTGATGGAGGCGGTGAAAACAGCAGCCGCATGTACGGGAGCGGCACTGAGTTGGATGGTCGTTACCGGCGGGTTTGTACTGATGCCATTTACGGCGGGAACAAGTGCGGTGATTACGTTTATTGGTCAGGCCGCCATGGCTGCCAGCATCGCCCAATGTTTAATTGGTGTAGGTAGAACCGGCACCGAAATGATCTCGCCGCAAAGTCTTGACCGCCTAGACAGCGAAGCATGGTTCCAGGCAGTAACCGCCGTGCTGGATGGCGTTACATTTTTGGGAATCGGGGCATCAGCGTTGACTACGGTAAAAGCGATCAACGTCAGTACAAAAGCAACGGGACAGCCCCTAACGCAGGTGCTGAAAAGACTCACCCGACAGGAGCGAGCGAAACTCAATGATGAATTGCTCAGAATCCAAGACCCGCGATTGACAATCAAACTGCTCAAGCTGAAACAGGCCGCTGGCACCGCCTCCAAGCGTATCAGCGCGACAGATATGCGACACGCAACGGCCAACCACATTAGAGATGCATTGGCTGCAACATTAGGACTTACCAACGCTATTGCTATCGGACTCTATGAAGAGTTCAGCCAATGA